Proteins encoded together in one uncultured Sphaerochaeta sp. window:
- a CDS encoding GntR family transcriptional regulator: MATKTVIIDQIYHDIRDKILKNEYIPGSKLSENSLSVEYNCSRTPVREAIKRLEQDGFVSVLPQSGSYVKELTVKDYQHIAEVRTYLESLAFRLNCEHAVDIAPFSAILDEMDTCDMDDPSDVMRFSDLHFKFHLEMVRSSGNEILLTTFSRLNLNTNSLLFYQRLSNLGKKQTQEEHRKILAYLEKQDRNKGEKFMFAHLWRKRNAYKRSRE; encoded by the coding sequence ATGGCAACAAAGACAGTTATAATCGACCAGATATACCATGATATCAGGGATAAGATCCTGAAGAATGAATATATTCCTGGCAGCAAGCTTAGTGAAAACTCCCTCTCGGTTGAATACAACTGTAGCCGAACCCCTGTAAGGGAGGCAATCAAGCGCCTTGAGCAAGATGGCTTTGTATCGGTACTACCCCAGAGCGGGTCCTATGTGAAGGAACTGACAGTCAAGGATTACCAACACATTGCAGAAGTCAGAACATACCTGGAAAGCCTAGCCTTCCGCTTGAATTGTGAACATGCAGTAGACATTGCCCCATTCAGCGCCATCCTCGATGAGATGGATACGTGTGACATGGATGACCCGAGTGATGTAATGCGATTCAGCGACCTACACTTCAAATTCCACCTGGAGATGGTTCGCTCTTCAGGAAACGAGATCCTTCTCACTACCTTCAGCAGGCTGAACCTGAACACGAACAGCCTGCTTTTCTACCAACGCCTCAGCAACCTAGGAAAGAAACAGACCCAGGAAGAACACAGGAAAATCCTTGCATATCTGGAAAAACAGGACAGGAACAAAGGAGAGAAGTTCATGTTCGCCCATCTCTGGCGCAAGAGGAATGCCTATAAGCGAAGCAGGGAGTAG
- a CDS encoding DUF1667 domain-containing protein: protein MTREYTCIICPIGCDMVAEIEDNEMISLTGNNCAKGRSYVQQELTDAMRTLSTSVVVKGGELPVASVRLNRPVPKASLFKVMAEAKKVILLAPVRIGQVALKDVAGTGAALIVTKHVDVIH, encoded by the coding sequence ATGACAAGAGAATATACCTGCATCATCTGTCCCATTGGCTGTGATATGGTCGCAGAGATTGAAGATAATGAAATGATTTCCTTGACTGGCAACAATTGTGCCAAAGGCAGATCGTATGTACAGCAAGAGTTGACCGATGCAATGCGTACCCTCTCAACTTCCGTAGTCGTAAAGGGAGGAGAATTGCCCGTTGCAAGTGTCCGATTGAACAGGCCGGTGCCCAAGGCCAGCCTTTTCAAGGTGATGGCTGAGGCAAAAAAAGTGATCCTGCTTGCACCAGTGAGAATCGGGCAGGTGGCTTTGAAAGACGTAGCTGGAACCGGTGCAGCCCTGATCGTTACCAAGCATGTGGATGTGATTCATTGA
- a CDS encoding FAD-dependent oxidoreductase, protein MENKDVIIIGGGPAGLAAAVQLYKLGITNILILEREKQLGGILRQCIHDGFGLQRFGESLSGPEYAQRFIDEVRELNIPFMTEVTVTEVTAGRIVTAVSRSGVLEFQAKAVALTMGCRERTRGAISIPGTRPAGVYTAGVVQSYMNLANIMPGKEVVILGSGDIGLIMARRLTLEGAHVKAVLEVQPYASGLPRNIEQCLNDYGIPLLLSHTVVDIKGHARLEGVTVAQVDEQYRPIPGTEQAYSCDTLVLSVGLIPENELSLGAGVVLDSMTKGAVVDEHYMTSCAGIFASGNVLQVHDLVDFVSSEAERMALSIQAYLRSSSFGMAGIEIAVDASVAYAVPQKITGKKDFTLSLRPKRPGRGCTVLVKQGNETITSKKFAKVLPAEMIQLPVSAERINPEKNLEITII, encoded by the coding sequence ATGGAGAATAAGGATGTCATTATCATCGGAGGGGGGCCTGCTGGGCTGGCTGCCGCCGTCCAGCTGTACAAGCTTGGGATTACCAATATTCTGATCCTTGAGAGGGAAAAGCAATTGGGAGGTATTCTGCGGCAATGCATCCATGATGGATTCGGCCTTCAGCGGTTTGGGGAATCATTGAGCGGCCCTGAATATGCCCAGCGCTTCATTGATGAGGTAAGAGAGCTGAACATTCCCTTCATGACTGAGGTGACGGTAACCGAAGTGACTGCTGGAAGGATTGTGACCGCCGTCTCGAGAAGCGGTGTGCTGGAATTCCAGGCCAAGGCGGTAGCCTTGACCATGGGGTGCAGGGAACGGACACGTGGTGCGATCAGTATTCCAGGGACCAGACCAGCAGGAGTATATACTGCAGGGGTTGTACAATCCTATATGAATCTAGCGAACATCATGCCGGGAAAAGAGGTGGTGATACTTGGCTCCGGTGACATCGGTCTGATCATGGCCCGTAGGTTGACCCTTGAGGGGGCACATGTAAAAGCTGTTCTTGAGGTCCAGCCCTATGCCAGTGGTCTGCCACGCAATATCGAGCAGTGTCTCAATGATTATGGAATTCCTCTTCTCTTGAGCCATACGGTGGTTGATATCAAAGGACACGCCCGCCTTGAAGGAGTAACCGTAGCACAGGTCGATGAACAGTATCGACCGATCCCGGGAACAGAACAAGCATACAGTTGTGATACGCTTGTCCTCTCTGTAGGCCTCATTCCTGAGAATGAGCTTTCCCTCGGAGCCGGTGTTGTGCTCGATTCAATGACCAAAGGAGCTGTGGTGGATGAACATTACATGACAAGTTGTGCTGGTATCTTCGCCTCTGGCAATGTCCTACAGGTCCATGATCTCGTGGATTTCGTCTCCAGCGAGGCTGAACGCATGGCCCTTTCCATACAAGCATATCTCCGCTCTTCCTCATTTGGGATGGCAGGAATTGAGATTGCTGTAGATGCCTCTGTAGCCTATGCAGTTCCGCAGAAAATTACTGGTAAGAAGGACTTTACGCTCTCCCTGAGGCCGAAAAGGCCGGGTCGTGGTTGTACAGTTCTCGTGAAACAGGGAAATGAGACCATCACCAGCAAGAAATTCGCCAAAGTCCTGCCCGCTGAGATGATCCAGCTTCCCGTCTCTGCAGAAAGGATTAATCCAGAGAAAAACTTGGAGATAACCATTATATGA
- a CDS encoding NAD(P)/FAD-dependent oxidoreductase translates to MRENTYDILIIGGGVIGSSVARELSRYRLRIGVLEKELDVACGNSCRNTGMLHAGFTYKPGSLKAECAVEGNREFDQVAKELDIPFKRTGKVVVGFSDEDMQNILKFKRIGELNGVRGLEMIDKARLNQIDNSAGGEFALYSPDSGILNPMLYTIALAENAHQNGVDFFFGSEVKAIKRQGEHFQVTAGNSVFSSRWIVNCAGMHCVTISEMLGLHGHQVKGFKGEYYVLDKKAKEFMNIPVYPAPNAKGGFSTHATPTVDGNILVGPDSYITESPDDYACTRDHMQGLVKDGSAIFKHMKAEYFIRNFAGTRWKRIDPETGEVLDFLIETRDDHPGVVNLIGIESPGLTCALPIARRVVAKIQEKEVLEVNNDFNPYRKGIVRFSEQSKEQQKELIATDPDYGEIVCRCETVTRAEIVQAINNPLGAVTLTGIKNRTRACMGRCQGGYCETRITALIQEQCKVKEHEVMYQHKSSGMFIGKVREVLDGE, encoded by the coding sequence ATGAGGGAAAATACTTACGACATCCTTATCATAGGGGGTGGAGTCATCGGATCATCTGTTGCGAGGGAACTTTCCAGGTACCGTCTTAGGATCGGTGTCCTTGAGAAAGAGCTCGATGTGGCGTGCGGCAATTCTTGCAGGAATACCGGTATGCTTCATGCGGGTTTCACGTACAAGCCTGGTTCCCTGAAAGCTGAGTGCGCGGTGGAAGGGAATCGTGAGTTTGACCAGGTGGCAAAGGAACTGGATATTCCCTTCAAGCGAACCGGCAAAGTGGTGGTAGGCTTTAGTGATGAGGATATGCAAAACATCCTCAAGTTCAAGAGAATTGGCGAGTTGAATGGGGTGCGAGGCCTGGAGATGATCGACAAGGCCAGGCTGAACCAGATTGATAACAGTGCTGGGGGAGAGTTTGCCCTATACAGCCCAGATTCTGGCATTCTCAATCCGATGCTGTACACCATAGCCCTTGCAGAGAATGCCCATCAAAACGGAGTGGACTTTTTCTTTGGCAGCGAAGTCAAGGCAATCAAAAGGCAAGGGGAACATTTTCAGGTCACAGCTGGTAATTCGGTTTTCTCCAGCCGCTGGATTGTAAACTGCGCGGGGATGCATTGTGTAACCATATCGGAGATGCTGGGCTTGCATGGTCACCAGGTGAAGGGCTTCAAGGGAGAGTATTATGTGTTGGACAAGAAAGCCAAGGAGTTCATGAACATCCCCGTCTATCCAGCACCCAATGCAAAAGGGGGCTTTTCGACCCATGCAACACCTACTGTCGACGGAAATATCTTGGTCGGTCCTGATTCCTATATCACCGAGAGCCCTGACGATTATGCTTGCACTCGCGATCATATGCAGGGTCTCGTAAAAGACGGATCGGCGATATTCAAGCATATGAAGGCTGAGTATTTCATCAGGAATTTTGCCGGGACCCGTTGGAAGCGGATAGACCCTGAGACAGGCGAGGTCCTGGACTTCCTTATCGAGACCAGGGATGACCATCCAGGGGTGGTGAACCTGATCGGAATCGAGTCTCCAGGGCTTACCTGCGCCTTGCCAATTGCCCGCCGGGTGGTGGCAAAGATACAGGAAAAGGAAGTACTGGAGGTAAACAATGATTTCAATCCTTACAGGAAGGGAATTGTACGTTTTTCAGAACAGTCGAAAGAACAACAGAAAGAACTCATAGCCACAGATCCTGACTATGGTGAAATAGTATGTCGCTGCGAAACTGTTACGCGGGCTGAGATTGTCCAGGCGATCAATAATCCTCTTGGGGCGGTGACATTGACGGGCATCAAGAACCGCACCAGGGCCTGCATGGGTAGATGCCAAGGGGGGTACTGTGAAACACGAATCACAGCCCTGATCCAGGAGCAGTGCAAAGTGAAAGAACATGAGGTGATGTACCAACACAAGAGCTCTGGGATGTTCATCGGCAAGGTAAGGGAGGTCCTGGATGGAGAATAA
- a CDS encoding FadR/GntR family transcriptional regulator codes for METTVRTKKTLAEQTADRLTETILNAEFKTGQQLPSEFQLAEKLDVGRGTIREAIKILISRHVVEIKRGTGTFVAERPGQVEDPLGLAFIKDKKKLSMDLYEMRLMIEPQIASLAARRVTKEGMMKIEASLLAIEANIARGLPWTDEDIAFHETIAQASGNQLASTLIPIIHSAVKIFAYLYGKPLTETTIATHREILDAIRDKNPERAEIAMRKHLQRNRVYAEHLRETAGDNA; via the coding sequence ATGGAAACAACTGTCCGTACCAAGAAAACCCTGGCAGAGCAAACTGCTGATCGTTTGACAGAAACCATCCTGAATGCTGAGTTCAAGACAGGGCAGCAGCTGCCCAGTGAATTCCAGCTTGCAGAAAAACTGGATGTTGGTAGGGGTACCATCCGGGAAGCGATCAAGATCCTGATATCCAGACATGTTGTTGAGATCAAGCGGGGGACCGGTACGTTTGTAGCCGAAAGACCGGGTCAGGTCGAGGACCCGCTTGGTCTGGCTTTCATCAAGGACAAGAAGAAACTGTCTATGGACCTGTATGAGATGCGCCTTATGATCGAACCCCAGATTGCTTCTCTCGCTGCCAGACGTGTAACCAAGGAAGGGATGATGAAGATTGAGGCATCCTTGCTGGCAATAGAGGCGAATATTGCAAGAGGGTTGCCTTGGACAGATGAAGATATCGCTTTCCATGAAACGATAGCACAGGCATCAGGCAATCAATTAGCCTCAACGCTCATTCCGATCATCCATTCTGCTGTCAAAATCTTCGCTTACTTGTATGGAAAACCTCTCACCGAGACAACCATTGCAACACACCGCGAAATCTTGGACGCCATCAGGGATAAAAACCCCGAACGTGCTGAGATTGCCATGAGAAAGCATCTACAACGAAATAGAGTCTACGCTGAACACCTTAGAGAGACTGCAGGAGACAATGCATGA
- a CDS encoding SIMPL domain-containing protein (The SIMPL domain is named for its presence in mouse protein SIMPL (signalling molecule that associates with mouse pelle-like kinase). Bacterial member BP26, from Brucella, was shown to assemble into a channel-like structure, while YggE from E. coli has been associated with resistance to oxidative stress.), which translates to MKRIRLVLPVLALAMVILFSSCMTGKDLVRTIEVNGTAKVTVTPDIATFSIQVSELGKTTEEAQRFANAKLAQLRSVLDEYGIAEADIKTTSLNLRPSYRWDEGEQILEGQVASQSLSVKVRDLKALGSIIDQMGKVSGIYLNSVQLDKEDKSEALEQARLEAIGNAKAKAELYAESSSMHVGSPITISEYSVASNPYNTRMKMEAASAVAYDMATEIPAGSMEVSSTVSIVYEMY; encoded by the coding sequence ATGAAACGAATACGTCTTGTGTTGCCTGTATTGGCGCTTGCCATGGTCATTTTATTCTCATCCTGTATGACGGGAAAGGATTTGGTGCGGACAATCGAGGTGAATGGAACGGCAAAGGTTACCGTCACCCCTGATATTGCTACGTTCTCCATTCAGGTCAGTGAACTGGGGAAGACCACTGAGGAAGCCCAGAGGTTTGCGAATGCAAAGCTGGCACAGCTCCGCTCTGTCCTTGATGAGTATGGGATAGCTGAGGCTGATATCAAGACCACTTCACTGAATTTGAGGCCCAGTTACCGATGGGATGAAGGAGAACAGATCCTGGAAGGGCAGGTTGCAAGCCAGAGTCTTTCAGTGAAGGTACGTGACCTGAAGGCCCTTGGGTCCATTATTGATCAGATGGGAAAAGTCAGTGGTATCTACCTAAACTCTGTACAGCTTGACAAGGAGGACAAGAGTGAAGCACTGGAGCAGGCGCGATTGGAAGCAATCGGGAATGCAAAGGCAAAAGCAGAGCTCTATGCAGAAAGTTCATCCATGCATGTTGGTTCCCCCATTACCATCAGTGAATACTCCGTTGCTTCCAATCCATACAATACAAGAATGAAGATGGAAGCAGCCTCTGCTGTTGCTTATGACATGGCTACCGAGATTCCTGCAGGGTCCATGGAAGTCTCTTCCACGGTTTCGATTGTGTATGAGATGTACTGA
- a CDS encoding NUDIX hydrolase produces the protein MFDPFSQEGGSKETKHLIWKSGQRQRVFKGPIFDICTVHRTSTDGRSSSFIEVDAPNWVTIIPWYRDESGVPMMIMEEQFRHGSNTVTREFPAGVVEEGEDPFDAALRELREETGLAGGRVTALGNVSPNSAFMNNRSYFYLVEGAEHVTGQELDPNEQLDVFSVPVAQVVADMGTGIYDNGIMMIALGFFLREAQKRPELVTTLEKE, from the coding sequence ATGTTTGATCCGTTTTCGCAAGAAGGGGGGAGCAAGGAGACGAAGCATCTCATTTGGAAGTCCGGGCAGCGTCAGCGGGTCTTCAAGGGGCCCATCTTTGACATTTGCACCGTTCATCGTACCAGTACTGATGGACGGAGCTCTTCCTTTATAGAGGTGGATGCACCCAACTGGGTAACGATAATCCCTTGGTACCGTGACGAGAGTGGTGTTCCCATGATGATCATGGAAGAACAGTTCCGTCATGGGTCGAATACCGTTACCCGTGAGTTTCCTGCCGGGGTGGTGGAAGAGGGGGAAGATCCCTTCGATGCTGCCCTCAGGGAGCTGCGGGAAGAGACCGGTCTTGCCGGGGGCAGGGTTACTGCTCTGGGAAATGTCAGTCCCAACTCCGCATTCATGAACAACCGATCCTATTTCTATCTCGTCGAGGGTGCTGAGCATGTAACCGGACAGGAACTCGATCCGAACGAACAACTGGATGTGTTCTCTGTACCGGTAGCCCAGGTGGTTGCGGATATGGGCACCGGCATCTATGATAATGGTATTATGATGATTGCCTTGGGTTTCTTTCTTCGGGAGGCACAAAAGCGTCCTGAGTTGGTGACCACATTGGAGAAGGAGTAA
- a CDS encoding Mrp/NBP35 family ATP-binding protein codes for MAEGMDFAQRIAEDKAIRENMDKIGRKILVMSGKGGVGKTTVTVNLANALVDGGCTVGILDTDLHGPNVAKMLGCENEILTTENGGETFYPVEARPGLKVMSLAFAIDPDSPIVWRGPMKIAAIRQFLAQANWGELDYLLIDSPPGTGDEQLTVCQTIPELTGTVIVTTPQEVAILDARRSVSFSRKMGVAILGVVENMSGLICPGCNTEIPIFGIGGGKKMCEEMGVPFLGRVPLEVPLMEAEDAGKSYLSMQPTSPSSAALKAIAQMINSGTAVSSHRSTDFAGTTSCAPSACSTCSSNCPSRKGE; via the coding sequence ATGGCTGAAGGAATGGATTTTGCACAGCGAATTGCCGAAGACAAGGCAATCAGGGAAAATATGGATAAGATCGGGAGAAAAATCCTGGTCATGAGTGGAAAAGGTGGGGTGGGGAAGACCACTGTTACCGTGAATCTGGCAAATGCACTGGTTGACGGTGGATGTACCGTCGGCATTCTTGATACGGACCTGCATGGACCGAACGTTGCAAAAATGCTCGGTTGTGAAAATGAGATTCTTACTACCGAGAATGGTGGAGAGACGTTCTATCCCGTTGAAGCCCGACCAGGGTTGAAGGTAATGAGCCTTGCCTTTGCAATAGACCCCGATAGCCCCATTGTCTGGCGTGGACCCATGAAAATTGCAGCCATCAGACAGTTTCTTGCCCAAGCAAATTGGGGAGAGTTGGACTATTTACTCATTGATTCTCCTCCGGGTACTGGTGATGAGCAGCTCACGGTTTGCCAGACGATTCCAGAACTTACAGGAACGGTCATTGTAACCACCCCTCAGGAGGTTGCAATCCTTGACGCACGAAGAAGTGTGAGCTTCTCGAGGAAGATGGGTGTGGCAATACTGGGTGTCGTGGAAAACATGAGTGGTCTTATTTGTCCAGGCTGTAATACAGAAATCCCTATCTTCGGAATTGGTGGGGGAAAGAAGATGTGCGAAGAGATGGGTGTTCCCTTCCTGGGGCGTGTCCCCCTTGAGGTGCCTCTCATGGAGGCAGAGGATGCAGGCAAGAGTTATCTGAGTATGCAGCCTACAAGTCCTTCCTCTGCTGCATTGAAGGCAATTGCACAGATGATCAACAGCGGAACTGCTGTTTCATCCCATCGTTCAACTGATTTTGCTGGAACTACTTCCTGTGCACCTTCTGCTTGTTCCACATGCAGCAGTAACTGTCCATCCAGGAAAGGAGAGTAA
- a CDS encoding OadG family protein, which produces MVFLAQLPKEQLVAQLENGVILMILGIATVFVFLTLLVFLTKAMSAIARKIAPQKPKAVVSSPAAVTASASSANDADIAAAIVAAFAKSKE; this is translated from the coding sequence ATGGTATTCTTAGCGCAACTACCGAAAGAGCAACTTGTCGCCCAGTTGGAGAATGGGGTCATCCTCATGATTCTGGGTATTGCTACGGTGTTTGTGTTTCTTACGTTGCTGGTTTTCCTTACAAAAGCCATGAGCGCAATTGCTAGAAAAATCGCACCACAGAAACCCAAAGCCGTCGTAAGCAGTCCCGCAGCTGTCACAGCTTCTGCATCTTCTGCCAATGACGCAGATATAGCAGCCGCAATCGTAGCAGCCTTCGCAAAGTCAAAAGAATAA
- a CDS encoding biotin/lipoyl-containing protein: protein MKKKVNFMCTAFRDGFQSVYGARVFTKDFMPAVAAAKEAGINHFEAGGGARFQSLYFYTNEDAFAMMDEFRRVAGDDADLQTLSRGVNVVGLDSQPRDIIDLHAKLFKKHGISTIRNFDALNDVNNLIDSGKSIVDAGLRHEVVVTMMSLPPNTEGAHDPDFYEATLKQIMDAGIEFQSVCFKDASGTSTPAYVYETIKRARKLLGKDMNLVFHSHDTAGVSIQQYVSAIEAGANQVDLSMSPVSGGTCQPDIITMWHALRHTDYDLGIDIKKIREAESVFRDCMKDYIIPPEAMTVSPEIPFSPLPGGALTANTQMLRDNNLMDKYPAIVEAMAETVAKGGFGTSVTPVSQFYFQQAFNNVMFGPWKKIAEGYGKMVLGYFGKTPVEPDAEVVKICAEQMKMEPTTKKVVDINDADPKKGAKVAKEMLEKEGLPLTDENIFIAASCKEKGILYLTGKAQVNGIYKIDREEEAAKQKGEYTVTVNGKAYGVKLTKNSAKVNGSDYPLNVAFGIDESAIEATKDAAGSAPAAASGAAAPSHEAVSVNAPMPGLILRIDVKEGQQVKKNQVLLIMEAMKMENEIYAPCDGVVTKIAVSQGQQMQSDDELLVIS from the coding sequence ATGAAGAAGAAAGTCAATTTTATGTGCACAGCGTTCCGTGACGGATTTCAGTCAGTATACGGTGCACGTGTATTCACCAAGGATTTCATGCCTGCAGTTGCAGCAGCCAAAGAGGCTGGCATCAATCATTTCGAAGCCGGCGGTGGCGCCCGCTTCCAATCCCTGTACTTTTACACCAATGAAGATGCATTCGCCATGATGGATGAATTCCGTCGTGTTGCCGGGGATGATGCAGACCTGCAGACCCTCAGCCGCGGTGTCAACGTTGTCGGTCTCGATTCCCAGCCAAGGGATATCATCGACCTGCACGCAAAGCTTTTCAAGAAGCACGGTATTTCCACCATCCGTAACTTTGATGCACTCAATGATGTCAACAACCTCATTGACAGTGGAAAGTCCATCGTGGACGCAGGGCTTCGCCATGAAGTCGTTGTAACGATGATGAGCCTTCCCCCAAACACCGAAGGCGCTCACGATCCAGACTTCTATGAAGCAACCCTGAAGCAGATCATGGATGCAGGAATTGAGTTCCAGTCTGTTTGTTTCAAGGACGCAAGTGGTACCTCTACCCCAGCATATGTGTACGAGACCATCAAGCGCGCTCGTAAGTTGCTCGGCAAGGATATGAACCTCGTATTCCACAGCCATGATACTGCAGGTGTATCAATCCAGCAGTATGTCAGTGCCATTGAAGCAGGTGCAAACCAGGTTGACCTCTCCATGAGCCCGGTTTCCGGTGGTACCTGTCAGCCAGACATCATCACCATGTGGCACGCACTGCGCCATACTGATTATGATCTGGGCATCGACATCAAAAAGATCCGTGAAGCTGAATCAGTATTCAGGGATTGTATGAAAGATTATATCATTCCCCCTGAGGCAATGACTGTCAGCCCTGAGATCCCGTTCTCACCGCTTCCAGGTGGGGCCCTTACGGCAAACACCCAGATGTTGCGTGACAACAACCTGATGGACAAATATCCTGCCATCGTCGAGGCAATGGCAGAGACTGTAGCAAAGGGTGGTTTCGGTACTTCCGTAACTCCTGTCTCCCAGTTCTATTTCCAGCAGGCTTTCAATAACGTCATGTTCGGACCTTGGAAAAAGATTGCAGAAGGCTACGGCAAGATGGTTCTCGGTTACTTCGGGAAGACTCCTGTAGAACCCGATGCCGAAGTTGTAAAGATCTGCGCTGAGCAGATGAAGATGGAGCCCACCACCAAGAAGGTTGTCGACATCAACGATGCCGATCCCAAGAAGGGTGCAAAGGTAGCAAAAGAGATGCTCGAGAAGGAAGGCCTTCCACTCACTGATGAGAACATCTTCATTGCTGCTTCCTGTAAGGAAAAGGGCATTCTCTACCTTACCGGCAAGGCTCAGGTAAACGGTATCTACAAGATTGACCGTGAGGAAGAAGCTGCAAAACAGAAGGGCGAGTACACCGTTACCGTCAATGGAAAGGCCTATGGCGTCAAGCTCACCAAGAACTCCGCCAAGGTTAATGGCAGTGACTATCCTCTCAATGTTGCTTTCGGCATCGACGAGAGTGCCATCGAGGCAACCAAGGATGCCGCCGGTAGTGCTCCTGCTGCAGCCAGCGGTGCTGCTGCACCTTCTCATGAAGCTGTCTCGGTCAATGCACCAATGCCAGGTCTGATCCTCCGTATAGATGTGAAGGAAGGCCAGCAGGTCAAGAAGAACCAGGTGCTTTTGATCATGGAAGCCATGAAGATGGAAAATGAGATCTATGCACCTTGTGATGGCGTAGTAACTAAGATCGCCGTAAGCCAAGGCCAGCAGATGCAGAGCGATGACGAATTGCTGGTGATCAGCTAA
- a CDS encoding sodium ion-translocating decarboxylase subunit beta, with translation MIGSAFNQLWQSTGLFGFLGLVEGFGVGNLVMIIVGFVLLYLAIVKNFEPLLLVTIGFGCILSNIPMGYAASIDPTSGAPGFIKLLFDMGIDTGLFPILIFMGVGAMTDFGPLIANPKTLLLGAAAQAGIFVALLGALALSFIPGINFDLFAAGSIGIIGGADGPTAIYVTSRLKPDLLGPIAVAAYSYMALVPIIQPPIMRALTTKEERMIKMQQLRPVSKLERILFPLTVLTACAVLLPSATPLIGSLMFGNLAKECGVTNRLSDTMQNALMNIVTIFLGLSVGSKMEASHFLNLNTLGILLLGMIAFSIGTASGLLIAKLMNKLDPKHPLNPLIGSAGVSAVPMAARVSSKVGQESDPQNFLLMHAMGPNVAGVIGSAVAAGVLLAVIPFMMA, from the coding sequence ATGATTGGTTCCGCGTTTAATCAACTCTGGCAGTCCACTGGGCTGTTCGGATTCTTGGGGTTGGTAGAAGGCTTCGGTGTCGGCAATCTTGTCATGATCATCGTTGGCTTTGTCCTCCTCTATCTTGCCATAGTAAAGAACTTTGAACCTTTACTGTTGGTAACCATTGGGTTCGGTTGTATCCTCTCGAACATCCCTATGGGATATGCAGCAAGCATTGATCCTACCTCAGGAGCTCCTGGGTTTATCAAGTTGTTGTTCGATATGGGTATCGATACCGGTCTCTTCCCGATTTTGATCTTCATGGGTGTTGGTGCAATGACGGACTTCGGCCCGCTTATTGCCAACCCCAAGACCCTGTTGCTCGGTGCAGCAGCCCAGGCAGGCATCTTTGTTGCCCTGCTCGGTGCCCTTGCCCTGAGCTTCATCCCTGGGATCAACTTTGACCTCTTCGCTGCTGGTTCCATCGGAATCATCGGTGGTGCTGACGGTCCGACGGCCATCTATGTGACCAGCCGCCTCAAACCGGATTTGCTGGGCCCCATCGCCGTAGCTGCCTACAGCTACATGGCATTGGTTCCCATCATCCAGCCCCCGATCATGCGAGCCCTGACCACCAAGGAAGAGCGGATGATCAAAATGCAACAGCTTCGCCCGGTTTCAAAGTTGGAGAGAATACTCTTCCCCTTGACCGTTCTGACCGCTTGCGCAGTCTTGCTCCCCTCCGCTACCCCGCTCATCGGTTCGCTGATGTTCGGTAACTTGGCCAAGGAGTGCGGTGTGACCAACCGTCTTTCGGACACTATGCAGAATGCATTGATGAATATCGTAACGATTTTCCTCGGCCTCTCTGTTGGTTCGAAGATGGAAGCTTCCCACTTCCTCAACCTGAATACCTTGGGAATCCTGCTGCTCGGTATGATAGCATTCTCCATCGGTACCGCTTCTGGTTTGCTGATCGCAAAACTGATGAACAAGCTCGACCCGAAGCATCCATTGAACCCACTCATTGGTAGTGCTGGTGTTTCGGCTGTACCAATGGCTGCCCGTGTTTCCAGCAAGGTCGGCCAGGAGTCTGATCCCCAGAACTTCCTGCTCATGCACGCCATGGGCCCGAATGTGGCTGGTGTTATCGGCTCTGCCGTTGCAGCTGGTGTCTTGCTTGCAGTCATCCCGTTCATGATGGCCTAG